The following DNA comes from Candidatus Auribacterota bacterium.
ATCGTATCACCTTGATAGCCGATCGCGGCAGTTACTCCGCGATACCGCTCAATGATGTAGTCCATATTCTCCGCCACCTCCCACAGCGTCTCAAAGGAGACCGCGAGACAGAGCCGCCAGAGTGCCGGGACCCTCGGGATAATCAATGCAAGCAATCCACAGATTATGAATCCGTGGAGTAGATGGGTGAAGCTGTAGGGATCTAATACAAACGTCTTAAATAAAGTGACATAGTGGGCTTTTCGTGCTAATCTTAAAGCATGAAAAATCCCACATTAAATCTAACGCATTCGGAAGCAACGAAAGAAAACCTGTTAAAACTGGCCGACAAGATTCCCGGAGC
Coding sequences within:
- a CDS encoding DUF2585 family protein — its product is MFHALRLARKAHYVTLFKTFVLDPYSFTHLLHGFIICGLLALIIPRVPALWRLCLAVSFETLWEVAENMDYIIERYRGVTAAIGYQGDTILNSLGDILSFGIGFMVARQLGFRRSVVVFVVTELALLVTYRGWPRIPLSGTDYDGYSQMKRKLHLRPSVWLSVKIRGEHHLPLPLQN